From Chiloscyllium punctatum isolate Juve2018m chromosome 36, sChiPun1.3, whole genome shotgun sequence, the proteins below share one genomic window:
- the LOC140460190 gene encoding uncharacterized protein: protein MVSRSSGIPKGRRMEGEDSCPGPGETRYGCDVCGKQFAYTSSLSRHKSSHTAGTWFECEDCGKGFVYLAKLNTHRRTHDKARLYACADCGKGYLHPSVLEAHRRSHTGERPFTCPVCGKGFAQSSALCSHRRVHSEERPFGCGECGKRFKSAQCLMKHQRLHTGERPFGCRLCLKRFVSAGGLLTHQRVHTGERPFTCSLCSKSFAHAFSLRTHQRVHTGERPFTCSLCGKGFTQSFSLRTHQRVHTGERPFTCLECGKGFTYSSSLLGHRRVHTGERPFTCPHCGKGFTYLSNLQAHRRLHSGDKPLAPPAPLPPTG from the coding sequence ATGGTATCTCGCTCGTCTGGGATCCCGAAAGGCCGCAGGATGGAAGGAGAGGATAGTTGCCCTGGCCCTGGAGAGACGCGGTATGGGTGTGACGTGTGCGGGAAGCAGTTTGCCTACACCTCTTCACTGTCCAGGCACAAGAGCAGCCACACCGCTGGCACCTGGTTTGAGTGTGAGGACTGTGGCAAGGGTTTTGTCTACCTGGCCAAGCTCAACACGCACCGACGTACCCACGACAAGGCCCGCCTGTACGCCTGTGccgactgtgggaaaggatacCTGCACCCCTCAGTGCTGGAAGCTCACCGACGTTCCCACACCGGAGAGCGGCCCTTTACCTgcccagtgtgtgggaaaggCTTTGCCCAGTCCTCTGCCCTGTGCTCCCATCGGCGGGTACACAGTGAGGAGCGCCCCTTTGGCTGTGGTGAGTGTGGGAAGAGATTTAAGAGTGCCCAGTGTCTGATGAAGCACCAGCGGTTACACACTGGTGAGAGGCCGTTTGGCTGTCGGCTCTGTCTGAAGCGTTTTGTAAGTGCCGGGGGGTtactgacccaccagcgggtccacactggtgAGCGCCCCTTCACCTGCTCACTCTGCAGCAAGAGCTTCGCCCACGCCTTCAGCCTGCGCACCCACCAGCGGGTACACACTGGGGAGCGTCCCTTCACCTGCTCCCTGTGTGGCAAGGGCTTCACCCAGTCATTCAGTCTGCgcacccaccagcgggtccacactggggagcgCCCCTTTACCTGCCTGGAGTGTGGTAAGGGTTTCACCTACTCCTCCAGCCTACTGGGGCACCGGCGAGTCCATACAGGGGAGCGCCCCTTCACCTGCCCacactgtgggaaaggcttcacCTACCTGTCTAACCTGCAGGCCCATCGCCGACTCCACTCTGGGGATAAACCACTGGCACCTcctgccccactccctcccaccgGTTAG